A segment of the Thiohalospira halophila DSM 15071 genome:
AGCACCGGGATCTGGGTCGCCCGGACGCCGTGTTCGCGGTAGGCCTCGTCGAAGCACTTGAGGACGTAGTGGCTCACCCGCAATACCTGCAGGTTCATGCAGGCGGTCTCCGCGAGGGTGGACTCGCTCAAGGCGTCCTCCTGTGTATATGCACAACCAGAATGGTATCGGCGCTCTGCTACTTTGTGCAAGCCGGGCGCTTCGCCTAGTCCTCGGGAAGAAAGCGGGTGAGCAGGTCGTCCAGATAGCGCCAGCCGGTCTCCGTGGGCCGGATCCGCTCGATGTCCCAGTGCAGCAGGCCGTCGGCCTCGGCCTGCTGCAGCGTCTCCTGGACCACCGTCAGCGGCTGGCCGGTGCGGGCGGCGAAGAGTGCCGAGGGGAAGCCGTCGGCCAGGCGCAGGGCGTTCATGAGGAACTCGAAGGCGACCTCGCGTCGCCCGGGGTGGTGTTCGCCGGCCACCGCCGCCTCGCCCCCGCCGCTGTCCAGCCACGCCTGGGGGCGGCGCAGCCGCCAGTAGCGGCGGATGGTGCCGGCGGCCGGGTCGGTGACCTTGCCGTGGGCGCCGGCGCCCAGCCCCAGGTAGTCGCCGTAGAGCCAGTAGTTGAGGTTGTGCTGGCACTGCTTCCCCGGCCGGGCGAAGGCGGAGACCTCGTAGTGCTGGAAGCCGGCGGCGGCCAGTTGCGCCTCGCCGGCCTCCTGGATGGCCGCCAGGTCGTCCTCGGCCGGCAGCCGCGGCGGGCGGCGGCCGAACTCCGTCCCCGGCTCCAGGGTGAGCTGGTACCAGCTCAGGTGGCCGGTCTC
Coding sequences within it:
- the hemW gene encoding radical SAM family heme chaperone HemW gives rise to the protein MLTFTEAPPLALYIHIPWCVRKCPYCDFNSHEYTGPLPESACVDTLLRDLEADLPAVWGRGIASIFIGGGTPSLLSPEAVDRLLAGIRALLNPPPTTEITLEANPGTAEAARFADLRSAGVNRLSLGIQSFRDDALERLGRIHGRREALAAVEAAHAAGFDRINLDLMHGLPGQTPADAAADLADAIDLETGHLSWYQLTLEPGTEFGRRPPRLPAEDDLAAIQEAGEAQLAAAGFQHYEVSAFARPGKQCQHNLNYWLYGDYLGLGAGAHGKVTDPAAGTIRRYWRLRRPQAWLDSGGGEAAVAGEHHPGRREVAFEFLMNALRLADGFPSALFAARTGQPLTVVQETLQQAEADGLLHWDIERIRPTETGWRYLDDLLTRFLPED